A genomic region of Noviherbaspirillum sp. L7-7A contains the following coding sequences:
- a CDS encoding type I secretion system permease/ATPase, translated as MKSLLKLVKRPLAFIACFSFFTNLLLLAPALFMLQVFDRVLTSQSQETLLVLLLGMAIALSLSLLLDYLRSRLQGVAGNMVAEQLSPIVARVMLARSANNAGQGSAEGLRDVAALRNLLSAQGLLAIFDTPWAVVYVAVIWLAHPVLGMAALAACVLMLALAILNDRITRKNIEALQQEAAKSTRYLEASMQNAEVVQSLGMGGALISNWRQLNAKVTALQRPTAQKSVAMAAATRATRQMVQVLMQALGAYLVITGEGTAGILVATTILLGKALSPVEQIVGSWRVLAEGRLAYARTSALLATVGSQPERMKLPAPTGRLQASGLVFRPPRSERMILAGVSLSLEPGEAMAIVGSSGAGKSTLVRLLTGLWQPNAGVVRLDGVDLAQWDREELGPWLGYVPQDVELFAGTVAENIARLGTVDAEAVVRAAQRAGIHDMVLALPNGYDTVIGSTGVMLSPGQRQRIALARALYGDPKLLVLDEPNSNLDGAGELALGEALKALKGEVTVVVVTHRSTLVQHMDKMLVLEAGRAQHYGTVAEVLQAMRQPAGAQVVAMPRAAQGAA; from the coding sequence ATGAAATCTCTCCTGAAGCTCGTTAAGCGCCCGCTCGCGTTCATCGCCTGCTTTTCTTTTTTCACCAACCTGCTGTTGCTGGCCCCGGCGCTATTCATGCTGCAGGTCTTTGACCGTGTGCTAACCAGCCAGAGCCAAGAAACCTTGCTGGTGCTGTTGCTTGGCATGGCGATTGCGCTTAGCCTGTCACTGCTGCTCGACTACCTGCGTAGCCGCTTGCAGGGTGTGGCTGGCAACATGGTGGCCGAGCAACTCTCGCCAATAGTGGCGCGTGTGATGCTTGCCCGTTCGGCCAACAATGCCGGGCAGGGAAGTGCCGAAGGCTTGCGCGATGTCGCTGCGCTGCGCAACTTGCTGTCTGCACAAGGGCTACTGGCTATCTTCGATACACCATGGGCAGTGGTCTATGTCGCGGTAATCTGGCTCGCCCATCCAGTGCTAGGCATGGCTGCTCTAGCTGCCTGCGTGCTGATGCTTGCCCTGGCCATACTCAATGACAGAATCACTCGCAAGAACATCGAGGCGCTGCAGCAGGAAGCAGCAAAGTCTACTCGCTACCTTGAAGCTTCAATGCAAAATGCTGAAGTGGTGCAGTCGCTCGGCATGGGCGGCGCGCTGATTTCGAATTGGCGCCAGCTTAATGCGAAAGTCACGGCATTGCAGCGACCCACCGCCCAGAAGTCAGTGGCCATGGCCGCCGCCACCCGGGCCACCCGGCAGATGGTGCAGGTGCTGATGCAGGCACTGGGCGCTTATCTTGTCATTACAGGCGAAGGCACTGCAGGCATCCTGGTAGCGACAACTATTCTGTTGGGCAAGGCCCTGTCGCCAGTCGAGCAAATCGTTGGCAGCTGGCGTGTACTGGCCGAAGGTCGGCTGGCGTATGCCCGCACCAGTGCTCTGCTCGCCACGGTCGGCAGCCAGCCGGAACGGATGAAGTTGCCGGCGCCGACCGGCAGGCTGCAGGCCAGCGGCCTGGTCTTCCGGCCGCCAAGGAGCGAGCGCATGATCCTGGCGGGCGTGTCGTTGAGCCTGGAGCCGGGCGAGGCAATGGCCATCGTAGGCTCCAGCGGCGCCGGCAAGTCGACTCTAGTGCGCCTCCTGACCGGACTCTGGCAGCCGAACGCCGGTGTGGTGCGTCTCGATGGCGTCGACCTGGCGCAGTGGGACCGGGAAGAGCTGGGCCCATGGTTGGGATACGTGCCGCAGGACGTCGAGCTGTTTGCCGGCACGGTCGCGGAAAATATTGCACGGCTGGGAACGGTGGACGCGGAAGCAGTGGTGCGCGCAGCGCAGCGTGCCGGCATCCACGACATGGTGCTGGCTTTGCCTAATGGATACGACACCGTGATTGGCAGCACTGGCGTGATGCTGTCGCCAGGCCAACGCCAGCGCATCGCCTTGGCGCGCGCGCTGTATGGCGACCCCAAGCTGCTGGTGCTGGACGAGCCCAATTCCAACCTCGACGGCGCCGGCGAGCTGGCGCTGGGCGAAGCGCTGAAGGCGTTGAAGGGCGAGGTCACGGTGGTCGTGGTGACTCACCGCAGCACTCTGGTGCAGCACATGGACAAGATGCTGGTACTGGAAGCCGGCCGCGCCCAGCACTACGGCACCGTGGCCGAAGTGCTGCAGGCAATGCGGCAGCCGGCCGGTGCGCAGGTCGTGGCGATGCCGCGCGCTGCGCAAGGGGCTGCGTAG
- a CDS encoding HlyD family type I secretion periplasmic adaptor subunit, with product MTISMRADAANDHLIPHIDEARSLARWGGVVVLGGLLPVLAWMALAPLSSAVVAPAYVKVDLNRRPVQHAEGGIVREVLVRDGQRVQKGEPLLVLGDVAVDADRNRLDYRVLAERASLARLDAEQSMAKTVDFPAEVLAGAKTDARLQAQVAKEQSLFQTRRQALTGQAALLRSQREKIAEETIFLQAQIKQAMESMAFQKNDLENNRKLLKDGYIAPTRIAQLEGIVADYGVKLEERRSELARAGQRMIDTDLKIRSLESEYRQQASDQLKVTAARVSEIEQEQRKSIDASARQVIVAPADGEVMDLKYATPGVVIPPRETIADIVPDDTRLLTEARIRTEDINRVHKGQEADIRFTAFKARTTQLVHGKLVYVSADRLVDRATNVPYYTALVEADPASLASAGDLKLLAGMPAEVYVKGEERTPLQYLAEPVTQVLRRAARER from the coding sequence ATGACAATTTCTATGCGGGCCGATGCGGCCAATGACCATTTAATTCCCCATATCGACGAGGCGCGCAGCTTGGCGCGCTGGGGCGGTGTGGTCGTACTGGGAGGCCTGTTGCCGGTGCTGGCCTGGATGGCGCTGGCGCCGCTTTCGTCGGCGGTGGTCGCGCCGGCGTATGTCAAGGTCGATCTGAACCGGCGCCCGGTGCAGCATGCCGAGGGCGGCATCGTGCGCGAGGTGCTGGTGCGCGACGGCCAGCGGGTGCAAAAGGGCGAGCCGCTGCTGGTGCTGGGCGACGTCGCGGTGGACGCCGACCGGAACCGCTTGGACTACCGGGTGCTGGCCGAGCGCGCCAGCCTGGCGCGGCTGGATGCGGAACAGTCCATGGCAAAAACCGTGGATTTTCCAGCTGAGGTGTTGGCAGGGGCAAAAACTGATGCACGGCTGCAGGCACAGGTGGCAAAAGAGCAGTCACTGTTTCAGACCCGGCGTCAGGCCTTGACTGGGCAAGCGGCGCTGCTGCGGTCGCAGCGTGAGAAAATTGCTGAAGAGACAATCTTTCTGCAAGCCCAGATCAAGCAGGCGATGGAATCGATGGCATTCCAAAAAAACGATTTGGAGAACAATCGCAAGCTGTTGAAGGATGGATATATCGCGCCCACGCGCATCGCGCAGCTGGAAGGCATAGTGGCCGATTACGGCGTGAAGCTTGAAGAGCGGCGTTCGGAACTGGCACGCGCTGGACAGCGCATGATCGATACCGATTTGAAAATCCGCTCGCTGGAAAGCGAATACCGTCAGCAGGCCAGCGACCAGCTTAAGGTCACTGCCGCACGGGTTTCCGAAATAGAGCAGGAGCAGCGCAAGTCCATCGACGCATCGGCGCGTCAGGTGATCGTCGCACCCGCGGATGGTGAAGTAATGGATCTGAAATATGCAACACCGGGTGTAGTCATTCCGCCGCGCGAAACGATTGCAGACATCGTGCCGGACGACACCCGTCTGCTGACCGAAGCGCGGATCCGCACAGAGGATATCAACCGGGTCCACAAGGGCCAGGAAGCGGATATCCGCTTTACCGCCTTCAAGGCGCGCACCACACAATTGGTGCATGGCAAGCTGGTCTATGTCTCAGCCGACCGCCTCGTTGATCGGGCCACTAATGTGCCTTACTACACAGCGCTGGTCGAAGCGGACCCGGCATCGCTGGCATCCGCGGGGGATCTGAAGCTGCTAGCCGGCATGCCGGCCGAAGTGTATGTCAAGGGAGAGGAGCGCACGCCGCTCCAGTACCTGGCCGAGCCGGTGACGCAAGTGCTGCGACGCGCCGCGCGGGAACGCTGA
- a CDS encoding diguanylate cyclase, translated as MPAATQAFKEHYKRYLRYVLPDTEHAPPEQAMVVTTLVNVSLLAALLVPAFVVEYALVQMWRLVVPLSVAGVIMVVTPLIYRCSQSMSLARELFIASLFSFKLWECVVFGDVVSPGAVWFVTMPLLAIMLGSVRSAVAWLVITNMAMILTHLLLGNSVVFPIASTENPHFLYIFSHIGASFSIAIFLLIVESARRRAFHRLKIANEIISNLAIRDALTGVYNRRHIVSEINRAEDAADSFSVCLLDLDHFKRINDNHGHAVGDLVLQRVAGAVQDEIRQSDCFGRYGGEEFLLLLKDAHLAGSKQLLERIRERIEALEIEEMENCSRITISGGVAQYRPGESSSETINRADQALYAAKAAGRNRIIFESANQL; from the coding sequence ATGCCAGCCGCTACACAGGCTTTCAAAGAGCATTACAAACGCTACCTCAGATACGTCCTGCCAGACACGGAACACGCTCCGCCGGAACAGGCGATGGTAGTCACGACTCTAGTTAATGTGTCCTTGCTGGCAGCATTACTGGTGCCGGCTTTCGTTGTTGAATATGCCCTGGTACAGATGTGGCGTCTCGTAGTGCCGCTTTCCGTCGCTGGGGTAATCATGGTGGTGACACCGTTGATCTACCGCTGCAGCCAGTCAATGTCTTTGGCGCGTGAACTGTTTATCGCCTCGCTGTTTAGCTTCAAATTGTGGGAATGCGTGGTATTTGGCGACGTGGTATCTCCTGGCGCGGTATGGTTCGTTACCATGCCGCTGCTTGCGATCATGCTGGGGAGCGTCCGCTCTGCGGTCGCCTGGCTCGTGATTACGAACATGGCGATGATTTTGACGCACCTGTTGCTCGGCAACAGCGTGGTGTTTCCTATTGCGTCGACGGAAAACCCACACTTCCTGTATATCTTCAGCCATATCGGCGCTTCCTTCTCCATTGCTATTTTTTTGCTCATTGTCGAAAGTGCGCGTCGCCGCGCATTCCACCGCCTGAAGATTGCAAACGAGATCATCAGCAACCTGGCGATTCGTGATGCGCTAACCGGCGTCTACAATCGCCGCCATATCGTCAGTGAAATCAACCGTGCCGAAGATGCCGCAGACAGCTTTTCTGTCTGCCTGCTGGACCTGGACCACTTCAAGCGCATCAATGACAACCATGGCCACGCGGTGGGCGACCTAGTACTGCAGAGGGTAGCCGGGGCCGTTCAGGACGAAATCCGCCAGAGCGACTGCTTCGGGCGTTACGGTGGCGAAGAGTTTCTGTTGTTACTGAAGGATGCACACCTGGCAGGCAGCAAGCAGCTTCTGGAACGGATACGCGAGCGCATAGAAGCGCTGGAAATCGAGGAGATGGAAAACTGCTCCCGCATCACGATATCGGGCGGTGTTGCGCAATACCGGCCGGGAGAATCCAGTAGCGAGACAATCAATCGCGCCGACCAGGCGCTGTATGCCGCCAAGGCGGCCGGGCGCAATCGCATCATCTTCGAAAGCGCCAATCAGCTGTAG
- a CDS encoding glycosyltransferase codes for MSVRTKFAITVVFSLLWAALSVYLSQPWTRDLAAYIGYPLAYTIIAGIAIIPGFMNAFMVAALMLDRRPPRAPLQALYPPLSILIAAYKEEESILGTLESVAKQGYPGRLQVIVINDGSPDRTAELVRGAQADYPWLELVDLEKNAGKANALNQGLKQARHSLVLTVDGDSYLYKDALKNIVERYINDPANTAAVAGCILVRNSRLNWLAKAQEWDYFHGIACIKRIQSLFQGTLVAQGAFSLYRKAVLEEAGGWPECVGEDIVLTWAILKKGYRVGFCEDACAFTNVPTTLSQFIRQRQRWSRGMIEAFKQHPQILVTPRLSTFFVYWNVLFPLLDLIFTIVFLPGLVAALLGYYFIAGPMTLVLLPLAGLINILMFSIGRKMFDANGLIVRRNIAGFLIYTLAYSVFLQPACLLGYLSEMLELKKSWGTK; via the coding sequence TTGTCAGTTCGGACCAAGTTCGCCATCACCGTGGTCTTCTCCTTGCTGTGGGCGGCGCTGTCGGTCTATCTCTCGCAGCCATGGACTCGTGATCTGGCCGCCTATATCGGCTACCCGCTGGCCTACACCATCATCGCCGGCATCGCCATCATTCCCGGCTTTATGAATGCCTTCATGGTGGCCGCCCTGATGCTGGACCGGCGGCCGCCGCGCGCACCGCTGCAAGCGCTCTATCCGCCGCTGTCGATCCTGATCGCGGCCTACAAGGAAGAGGAAAGCATCCTGGGCACACTGGAAAGCGTTGCCAAGCAGGGCTATCCCGGCAGGCTGCAGGTCATCGTGATCAATGACGGCTCGCCGGATCGGACCGCCGAGCTGGTGCGCGGCGCGCAGGCTGACTATCCCTGGCTGGAACTGGTCGACCTGGAAAAGAACGCCGGCAAGGCCAATGCGCTGAACCAGGGCCTGAAGCAGGCCAGGCATTCGCTGGTGCTCACCGTCGATGGCGATTCCTATCTGTACAAGGATGCGCTGAAGAACATTGTCGAGCGCTACATCAACGATCCGGCCAATACGGCCGCGGTGGCCGGCTGCATCCTGGTGCGCAACTCACGTTTGAACTGGCTGGCCAAGGCGCAGGAATGGGACTACTTCCATGGCATTGCCTGCATCAAGCGCATCCAGTCGCTGTTCCAGGGCACTCTGGTGGCGCAGGGTGCGTTCTCGCTCTACCGCAAGGCGGTGCTGGAGGAGGCCGGTGGCTGGCCCGAATGCGTCGGCGAGGATATCGTGCTGACCTGGGCCATCCTGAAGAAAGGCTACCGCGTCGGCTTTTGCGAGGATGCCTGCGCCTTCACCAATGTGCCCACCACGCTGTCGCAGTTCATCCGGCAAAGACAGCGCTGGTCGCGCGGCATGATCGAAGCCTTCAAGCAGCATCCGCAAATCCTCGTGACGCCACGGCTGTCGACCTTCTTCGTCTACTGGAATGTGCTGTTCCCGCTGCTCGACCTGATCTTCACCATCGTTTTCCTGCCCGGCTTGGTGGCCGCGCTGCTGGGCTATTATTTCATCGCCGGGCCGATGACGCTGGTGCTGCTGCCGCTGGCGGGGCTGATCAATATCCTGATGTTCTCCATCGGCCGCAAGATGTTCGACGCCAATGGACTGATCGTCCGGCGTAACATTGCAGGCTTTTTGATTTACACGCTCGCCTACAGCGTATTCCTGCAACCTGCCTGCCTTCTGGGCTACCTTTCCGAAATGCTTGAATTGAAAAAGAGTTGGGGCACGAAATAA
- a CDS encoding PEP-CTERM sorting domain-containing protein: MNISKIKNVLATGGFVLASLAGSTAANASVIYEFSNAGLYGTTSANATGIFATAEFTDVVNGVQLVMKVLSSLSPSQYVNDWAFNLNTTGNTSISTVTSKGGVSAPTVTKTLDNDSFGNASNSGLFDLVFNFAASGSNKDLSQNGSSTYLITGTNLSSDDFLIANSKNIYASIQVEGGNTNNTYIRQVNSGGVASAAVPEPTMVALMGLGLLGFAAARRKSAKTKNA; the protein is encoded by the coding sequence ATGAACATCTCGAAAATCAAAAATGTCTTGGCTACCGGCGGTTTCGTTCTCGCGTCGCTGGCAGGAAGCACTGCAGCAAACGCCAGTGTAATTTACGAGTTTTCTAACGCAGGTCTGTATGGCACTACCAGTGCAAACGCGACCGGAATTTTTGCAACGGCAGAGTTCACTGATGTTGTAAACGGCGTGCAGTTAGTAATGAAGGTGCTCAGCAGTCTTAGTCCTAGCCAGTATGTAAATGACTGGGCCTTCAACCTGAACACCACAGGTAATACGTCAATCAGCACCGTTACTTCAAAAGGAGGCGTCAGCGCGCCGACAGTTACGAAGACGCTCGATAACGACAGCTTTGGAAACGCGAGCAACAGCGGCTTATTCGATCTCGTTTTCAATTTTGCCGCTTCCGGCTCTAACAAGGATCTCAGCCAGAATGGGTCGTCAACCTATTTGATCACAGGCACGAATCTTAGCTCGGACGACTTCCTCATTGCGAACAGCAAGAATATTTATGCGTCCATTCAAGTCGAAGGAGGCAATACGAACAATACCTATATCCGACAGGTCAATTCGGGTGGCGTCGCGAGCGCCGCCGTGCCTGAGCCGACCATGGTGGCACTGATGGGTCTCGGTCTGCTGGGCTTCGCTGCAGCACGCCGTAAGTCAGCAAAAACCAAGAACGCATAA